Proteins encoded by one window of Methanobacterium sp. CWC-01:
- a CDS encoding nicotianamine synthase family protein encodes MQWIKEALNKMSKLHLEKILELAQSLQDYSAEKITDTPLEELLPFLQILEETARDEKMDAEPAVSKKSPGASPVIRDFHRQLTVKMEMEQAQKILAASKPWPWLRNYYFYKDYHSLITREQEMAGFAPYERLAYIGGGALPLSLILYQQLFGIRGVSIEKDPELAAISRKVLQKLDLSSHIHVIPGDETLLAEIEFEGFIVDAQAQPRKRVFTHLHASAPAEAKIVCRAYAGLLNSQLSPEDVSGFQAMDQCLFSGKVNLSSVLVRKV; translated from the coding sequence ATGCAATGGATAAAGGAGGCCCTGAATAAGATGAGTAAACTACACCTGGAAAAGATATTGGAACTGGCCCAGTCGCTGCAGGACTACTCCGCCGAAAAAATTACAGATACGCCCCTAGAAGAGCTTCTACCATTTCTCCAGATCCTGGAAGAGACAGCCCGGGATGAAAAGATGGATGCTGAACCAGCTGTTTCTAAGAAGAGCCCCGGCGCATCACCGGTTATCCGTGATTTTCACCGTCAATTAACAGTTAAGATGGAAATGGAGCAGGCCCAGAAGATCCTTGCTGCCAGCAAACCCTGGCCCTGGTTACGAAACTATTACTTCTACAAAGACTACCACAGTCTCATAACCAGGGAGCAGGAAATGGCCGGATTCGCCCCCTATGAGCGCCTGGCCTATATAGGGGGAGGTGCCCTGCCCCTGTCGTTGATACTCTACCAGCAGCTTTTTGGGATCCGGGGAGTTAGTATCGAGAAGGACCCGGAACTGGCGGCCATATCCCGGAAGGTTCTGCAAAAGTTGGATCTTAGTTCCCATATCCATGTCATCCCGGGGGATGAAACCCTCCTGGCGGAGATTGAATTTGAGGGCTTCATAGTGGATGCTCAGGCCCAGCCTAGAAAGCGGGTCTTCACCCACCTGCACGCCTCTGCCCCGGCCGAGGCCAAAATAGTCTGCCGCGCCTACGCGGGCCTTCTAAACTCGCAGTTAAGCCCGGAGGATGTCTCCGGCTTCCAAGCCATGGACCAGTGCCTCTTCTCGGGGAAGGTTAATCTAAGCTCGGTTCTGGTGCGGAAGGTGTGA
- a CDS encoding FmdE family protein: MKKQGIILVLVAVMAVLLCGAVSAADSSTTEVDVLGEGNASEPAVDPTLWVTVNYEYPDDVINPGIEIKDSNNASMDFDKVAYSNTLYKLNFTYPGVTNGMLFKVTVSAPGYTTQSQNVAVNQAGSDPEFYGNAAFNMKATSNYQLGREVTKKADQILNFATADDVLCITTAGLAYRNGTTTEDCLEGILNGSHGEISYGQGNLLTFQSIRTDPVDFAFITRRGSVLTSVFFKNGSLTPAYQGTFSAIDQTLWDKTIKPTFGDKAFGYVSLANAWKEGLSTDILRQAAYHGHVCLGTISGQAMVSLLLKYYPPGVYGNTGELEATSYRAIGVPGNSDDDAYVYSLDLTTGKRSYVGYSTAEDNMVGFIRWSDTSKQGTLIIMRFNEDAVLQLYKKETGLAAYTGIAGELRFNSWLIDKLENDPDSLVEILYVFDNITAEVHNNLTGGVESKVVVTDARGLDMDYILGLGLPNVASQRVATNYESGNLTADQIKQIGIDAANLAIALFAAEGVNLEKDDPILTVFTTAGYVRVQGQVMDMTMDGIYEILGSRLSRATLLPVHNARYNPLYFQFSYENPNGTVTSKTIYYDPETGALTSKNQSACIIDQVILYDPPYDALMAWLWHNHVCGGSSPGYLITNYIYQNFPLGEDESYALIGNSISCRDDIYSYLLGISPGAGTYFSQRMTSATTGSDILILSVYDSKTNTRRVTIINWKNPTFQGTYNSYEEYIKLYWGDYSSPNLKSAPVISITADTWVTEEEWAKIIAGGDGSLNALEYIKGLPVRTQQDLLKIQGGSQTGGSSNQGTESNGSANGSSDGSGSLSSGSVGDSGVAVSAAITVGEAGETGKAYEVTQPGSDASGDSPWGTAAAVGVMAVLALGAFGFLFKSGFLGR; encoded by the coding sequence GGAATAATACTAGTTCTAGTCGCGGTGATGGCGGTCCTGCTCTGTGGAGCAGTATCCGCCGCGGATTCATCTACCACAGAGGTGGATGTACTAGGTGAAGGTAATGCTTCTGAACCAGCTGTGGATCCCACCCTGTGGGTAACGGTTAACTACGAATACCCGGATGATGTTATTAATCCCGGCATTGAGATCAAAGACTCTAACAATGCCAGTATGGACTTTGATAAGGTAGCATATTCCAACACCCTCTACAAGTTGAACTTCACCTATCCTGGCGTTACCAACGGTATGCTCTTTAAGGTGACCGTCAGCGCCCCCGGCTACACCACCCAGTCTCAGAACGTGGCGGTTAATCAGGCCGGCTCTGATCCAGAGTTTTATGGAAACGCAGCCTTTAACATGAAGGCCACCAGCAACTACCAGCTGGGCCGGGAAGTCACCAAGAAGGCAGACCAAATCTTGAACTTCGCCACCGCCGACGATGTGCTGTGCATCACCACGGCGGGATTGGCTTACCGGAATGGTACCACCACCGAAGATTGTTTAGAAGGGATATTGAATGGATCCCATGGTGAGATCAGCTATGGGCAGGGTAACCTGTTAACCTTCCAATCCATACGAACCGACCCGGTGGATTTTGCCTTCATAACCAGACGAGGAAGTGTGTTAACGTCAGTGTTCTTTAAGAACGGTTCACTGACCCCCGCTTATCAGGGCACCTTCTCGGCCATCGACCAGACCCTGTGGGATAAGACCATCAAACCCACCTTTGGTGATAAGGCCTTCGGCTATGTGAGTCTGGCCAATGCCTGGAAGGAAGGATTATCCACCGACATACTCCGACAGGCCGCCTACCATGGGCACGTGTGTCTGGGAACCATCAGTGGACAGGCCATGGTAAGTCTGCTTTTGAAATACTACCCACCAGGGGTGTATGGCAATACCGGAGAACTGGAAGCCACCAGCTACCGGGCCATCGGTGTCCCCGGAAACTCAGATGACGATGCCTACGTCTATTCACTGGATTTAACCACCGGGAAACGTTCCTACGTGGGATACTCCACCGCTGAGGACAACATGGTGGGCTTCATCCGCTGGAGTGACACCAGTAAGCAGGGCACCCTCATCATCATGAGGTTCAACGAAGACGCCGTGCTCCAGTTGTACAAAAAGGAAACCGGCCTAGCCGCCTATACCGGTATCGCCGGGGAGCTGCGCTTCAACTCCTGGTTAATAGACAAACTGGAAAACGACCCCGACTCTTTAGTGGAGATACTGTACGTATTCGACAATATAACCGCAGAGGTGCACAACAACCTCACCGGAGGAGTGGAATCCAAGGTAGTGGTTACCGATGCCCGGGGACTGGACATGGATTACATACTGGGCCTGGGACTTCCTAACGTTGCCAGCCAGAGAGTGGCCACCAACTACGAATCTGGAAACCTAACCGCGGACCAGATCAAACAGATCGGAATAGACGCCGCCAACCTGGCCATTGCCCTGTTTGCAGCCGAGGGTGTTAATCTGGAGAAGGATGACCCTATCCTCACCGTCTTCACCACGGCTGGTTACGTACGGGTCCAGGGACAGGTAATGGACATGACCATGGATGGAATATATGAAATCCTGGGATCCCGACTCTCCAGAGCCACTCTACTACCAGTGCACAATGCCCGCTACAATCCCCTGTACTTCCAGTTCAGCTACGAAAATCCCAACGGAACCGTGACCAGTAAAACCATCTACTACGATCCAGAAACCGGAGCATTAACTAGTAAAAATCAATCGGCCTGTATCATAGACCAGGTGATACTCTACGATCCACCCTATGATGCACTGATGGCCTGGTTATGGCACAACCACGTCTGTGGAGGCAGCTCACCAGGATACCTGATTACCAACTACATCTACCAGAACTTCCCCCTCGGAGAAGACGAAAGTTACGCCTTAATCGGTAATTCCATCAGCTGCCGAGACGACATCTACTCCTATCTATTGGGGATTTCCCCCGGAGCAGGAACCTACTTCAGCCAGAGAATGACCAGTGCTACCACCGGCAGCGATATCCTAATCTTGAGTGTCTACGACAGCAAAACCAACACCAGAAGAGTAACCATCATAAACTGGAAAAACCCCACCTTCCAGGGGACTTACAACTCTTATGAAGAATACATAAAGTTGTACTGGGGTGACTATTCCTCACCCAACCTGAAATCTGCACCAGTAATTTCCATAACTGCAGATACCTGGGTAACCGAGGAAGAGTGGGCTAAGATCATAGCCGGTGGAGATGGATCACTTAACGCCCTGGAATACATTAAGGGCCTACCAGTACGTACCCAGCAGGACCTATTAAAAATCCAGGGAGGTTCCCAGACAGGTGGTTCAAGCAACCAGGGAACTGAATCCAACGGATCTGCTAATGGATCTTCTGATGGATCCGGTAGCCTCTCCAGTGGATCAGTAGGTGATTCTGGAGTAGCAGTCAGTGCTGCTATCACCGTAGGCGAAGCCGGTGAAACGGGAAAAGCCTACGAGGTAACCCAACCCGGCTCTGACGCTTCTGGTGACTCACCCTGGGGCACCGCTGCTGCGGTGGGAGTAATGGCTGTTCTAGCATTAGGTGCCTTTGGATTCCTCTTCAAAAGCGGATTCCTGGGAAGATAA